From Anopheles funestus chromosome 3RL, idAnoFuneDA-416_04, whole genome shotgun sequence, a single genomic window includes:
- the LOC125770128 gene encoding zinc finger protein 646-like — MHPEELKSKAFVLEPQDSGFLGTGQVPQQYLNQQQQQLFQQQQQQQQVFQEQQHLLPQYHQQQQQQHYHHQQQQQQQQQQYQQQQQHFTRQAATSCMQDKYSGGNALRGQQLQMEWGDSLATDRVIAGGGGGVTAGTSMTTGLGHHHHGGQNALQSTADVVVGPNAFVTHGYGNETATQGHQRRMMPSVGVNQYAGNRSVDASGASTSGASYFHDQLGAHGQSVVGTPMGHFVGVEQTNAGAYGTGGVVTGGIVSGGGRTVGPMVASPNAASPPGVPGMGGGNAYGHAAGTPTHVAAYMQQGSPSGMQRMNDMGTMQTSVGSAGAMVAQQQMGRTQLPMHSDFGSSASRSPFQSAVSLPSSSPCMVDATGATGQIASCSKPSDMVLNNDPLKAANQMPVITQQQTRASQMYGLQGAAPMEVSLESEFTFPGVDPSATDTVQHQQQQQQQQQQQQQSLSLALGGNGPAPVTRTDTPNERMTRSATANSRAAARLAEEASEDSEALEEVVPVDPLATNDLNSVLQGNTSGKSNSMLAQSAGINEGQLTPAMVLSHATDQPRKRSVKHVRFMEPTEENSFDGMQQSRANVVSPHPLGLGHRDDEEGEEEEEDDDMDGLSLMQNLPPVESLLVEMDEPLDDDENDDEEVEMEDDDDNGGRRRMSGRRREQLAVHRSRSKHSESIELELEPLLPEIEMGEGGGTGDEKGDDNRIAPVALVCRVCLCDEKAEGADGEQQRPMESLYCTVVPEYQSRSLYSILITVCHPLHLGSNAGMPDRICGPCKTKLLAAYELYDMCLRNDEMLRRKYQEKLLLASSAAGDGGAMRRIKKEKLDNNGVDAMGDDDEDDYYRGGISKRGSMQMNDHDDSYLYDRQYPLHAASTARRNSTIAALQSRFQQQQHHQQQSPSKWGKYHRQSQFGSPSHLRIHQVANGPEALRQLHDGRTKQSAARSPATYDYNSFHRVLPNGSHQCTKCFREFKYHSYYKNHYISQHDPSKPFKCRKCHYTFLTERWLIVHMRTHIASGDMMTINSVGGGGALGTDTGTMDSFDSSLDGSMERRKGVRGFECYYCDMSFPAITLQKRHMLAVHADKHRGLECPICQCRFVNQSSFLLHLQEHKNQKRMGKSAKQDDNDNDSQTKGEDGAGGVQIKREHICTVCTMSFGREVQLYEHMQEQHLEAFLALHMEQAFMCGVCLTEFNDRAALESHTSTAHSEAELAEAATKDKPEGDTPEADSKEDELMDNIKKEAESNTDEPNEGVDAKKRVSDEESKVVDKAPEGCSVVYKCKLCQARFVTKGSLASHLETHVAAMKRTSGKRPYSETMDNDGADMGDSVADDDDYSGEEDDEDDEDAAGGEKQPKRSKSQEDDDDTTEEMPIDPDEISFNPDTGEQMFTCQVCGKVINTVSQFRRHKRVHSPKGRPFECHICFYRFAMKYSYTAHMLRHELGCNPTQPTTYRCSKCSETFTRRKLLSQHIAAMHGRWSAGSGSPMYSAGHGSSMSNHGANVSGRGTMGQMGGASGMASSGSGRGTHTCPICSESFTRESVLNGHMKTHNLEAAQMLHSEVCYLCRVCSNEFESRELYEAHAIEAHPGTKMDLIESGVASDEPENADMQQVDAAGSAQDGTDGSLKNPERPIKGEIGADEEVTGEAEEEDDEDNKNSANNGGFTLIFKCKLCSGRFLKKKSLDWHLQTHRSIAKQGDGVAILPDIGPDAIADHPKMSKCTICGQIFDNEILFHQHMRTHQRGPRPMHTMGYVSQSPPTRRRRTGGRSIIQCELCKKTFMYRSQLHQHTMLHHQPGKPYECKVCHYSFVHKLNLKRHELTHLREPPRPQMLDQEHDQDDQLDNSHLLQPLVLMDGPEDDANGAGRSADQGDGDQLSGSVGSGGRTWKKFKCVVCSLVFTKQEELVVHLQTHIERINEAKSRGTSTTALSSSVDIGIAPTDRQCKLCHKVFKFSCQLKQHHLLHHAREKPFECSTCHYRFEFKGHLVRHRANHHPNEVKEEHSMDMAGAFITSTPLRGSSGRGGNYGEGSSQSVPKYGGLVTDDVIIAPTTSSPRSESGSAGVPTHQCPMCSLKFIKARSLAMHMRIHLGGRKLRRVIPASTAAPTSPGLEAQAGAQTGSDKLVCRICAGTFPTAHELKTHMMTHIGSEAMDLEVPFGISAFNMLHENMFNDSMGGGGEGGSSGGRIGPDDHSGMGGEGGNNSRTEGGSTDGDYQQDEGEDGSGGDPLFDSSNLELVLDDNILDKDFNLRYQQQKRRLTKTGHNNGDGGEDDAEEEDDEDENEDDITDTNDGDGGAGEDDDEEDEGEQSSASTMASFQRNMNLMATHRSRLAASAALSARLQATPSASSSQSSSSNKGKIVCELCKKEFLYPCNLNQHKQLHHSKDKPHECRVCHYRFEYVGHLQRHIRQQHEKMAEELLTPAEPQSFDCTICGESFDAKSLLTGHVQTMHRGAKPFQCDKCPATFSYKKSYETHREEHYLKATNGAFKCSFCKKTFNSAQKVDNHVCIQ; from the exons ATGCATCCCGAGGAGCTGAAATCGAAAGCATTCGTACTGGAACCTCAGGACAGTGGTTTTCTCGGAACGGGACAGGTGCCACAGCAATATCttaaccagcagcagcagcaactgttccaacagcagcagcagcagcagcaggtctTTCAGGAACAACAGCATCTTTTACCGCAGtatcaccaacaacaacagcagcagcattaccatcatcaacagcagcaacaacagcaacagcaacagtatcaacagcagcagcaacatttcACCCGACAGGCAGCGACTTCCTGCATGCAGGACAAGTACAGCGGTGGCAACGCACTACGTGGACAGCAGCTCCAAATGGAATGGGGTGACAGTCTGGCAACGGATCGCGTTATTGCCGGCGGGGGTGGTGGTGTCACTGCCGGCACATCGATGACAACCGGCCTTGGGCATCATCACCACGGGGGACAAAATGCACTGCAAAGCACGGCAGACGTGGTCGTCGGTCCGAACGCGTTCGTTACGCACGGTTACGGCAATGAGACGGCAACGCAGGGCCACCAGCGCCGTATGATGCCGTCGGTCGGTGTAAACCAGTATGCCGGTAACCGCAGTGTAGATGCATCCGGAGCGAGCACTTCCGGGGCTTCCTACTTTCACGATCAGCTCGGCGCCCATGGCCAGTCCGTGGTTGGTACGCCGATGGGACACTTTGTCGGTGTGGAGCAAACGAACGCGGGAGCTTACGGAACCGGTGGTGTAGTGACGGGTGGGATCGTATCAGGCGGTGGTCGTACGGTTGGCCCGATGGTAGCGAGCCCGAATGCCGCTTCGCCACCGGGAGTGCCGGGAATGGGTGGTGGAAATGCATACGGTCATGCGGCAGGTACACCGACACACGTGGCTGCCTACATGCAGCAAGGATCCCCGAGTGGCATGCAACGAATGAACGATATGGGCACGATGCAAACGTCCGTCGGTTCTGCCGGTGCGATGGTTGCCCAGCAACAGATGGGCCGAACCCAGCTGCCGATGCATTCGGACTTTGGATCCAGTGCGTCCCGATCACCTTTCCAGTCAGCTGTTTCGCTCCCGTCTTCGAGTCCGTGCATGGTCGATGCGACTGGAGCAACTGGACAGATCGCGTCCTGTTCGAAACCTTCCGATATGGTCCTGAACAATGATCCACTGAAGGCAGCTAATCAGATGCCGGTTATTACCCAGCAGCAGACAAGAGCATCACAAATGTACGGTCTGCAGGGTGCTGCCCCAATGGAGGTTTCGTTGGAGTCGGAATTCACCTTCCCGGGGGTTGATCCAAGCGCTACTGATACcgtacaacatcaacaacaacagcaacagcaacagcagcaacagcaacagtcgCTTTCGTTAGCACTCGGTGGTAATGGTCCAGCACCGGTAACTCGAACGGATACTCCAAATGAGCGCATGACACGCTCTGCCACAGCGAATAGCCGTGCCGCAGCTCGTCTGGCAGAGGAAGCTTCCGAGGATTCGGAAGCACTCGAAGAGGTGGTTCCCGTAGATCCGCTTGCTACTAACGACCTTAACTCGGTGCTGCAAGGAAACACCTCCGGGAAGTCGAATAGTATGTTGGCACAATCGGCTGGCATTAACGAAGGACAGCTGACGCCAGCGATGGTACTCTCGCACGCGACCGACCAGCCACGGAAACGATCTGTCAAGCATGTGCGCTTTATGGAACCGACCGAAGAGAACTCCTTTGATGGGATGCAACAATCAAGGGCCAATGTGGTTTCACCACATCCACTCGGACTTGGCCACCGTGATGATGAGGAGGgcgaagaagaggaagaggacGATGATATGGATGGGCTATCGTTGATGCAGAATCTGCCACCGGTTGAGAGTTTGTTGGTCGAAATGGACGAACCGCTCGATGATGACGAGAACGATGACGAGGAAGTAGAAatggaggatgatgatgataacggGGGAAGGCGTCGGATGTCGGGACGCAGGCGGGAGCAGCTCGCGGTACATCGCTCACGCTCGAAACACAGTGAATCGATCGAGCTAGAGCTGGAGCCGCTATTGCCGGAAATTGAAATGGGCGAAGGTGGCGGTACGGGCGATGAAAAGGGCGACGACAATCGGATTGCACCGGTAGCACTCGTCTGCCGGGTGTGTCTGTGCGACGAAAAGGCGGAGGGCGCCGATGGTGAGCAACAGCGGCCAATGGAGTCGCTTTACTGTACGGTCGTGCCCGAATATCAGTCGCGCAGCCTTTACTCGATACTGATCACCGTCTGCCATCCGCTGCATCTCGGTAGCAATGCCGGTATGCCGGACCGGATATGTGGGCCGTGCAAAACAAAGCTGCTGGCCGCGTACGAACTGTACGATATGTGCCTGCGCAACGACGAAATGCTGCGCCGGAAGTATCAGGAAAAGTTGCTGCTCGCATCCAGTGCTGCGGGCGATGGTGGTGCAATGCGCCGCATCAAGAAGGAAAAGCTGGACAATAATGGCGTCGATGCGATGGGCGATGACGATGAGGACGACTATTATCGTGGAG GTATCTCCAAACGTGGCTCTATGCAAATGAACGATCATGACGATTCCTATCTGTACGATCGCCAATATCCGCTGCATGCGGCCAGCACTGCGCGCAGAAACTCTACCATCGCAGCCTTGCAATCCCgcttccagcagcagcaacatcaccaACAACAATCACCCAGCAAATGGGGCAAATATCATCGGCAGTCGCAATTCGGTTCACCGAGCCATCTGCGCATACATCAGGTGGCCAACGGGCCGGAAGCATTGCGTCAACTGCACGACGGCAGAACGAAGCAATCGGCCGCCCGTTCACCGGCAACGTACGATTACAACTCATTCCACAGAGTACTGCCAAACGGGAGCCATCAGTGTACGAAGTGCTTCCGCGAGTTCAAATACCACAGCTACTACAAGAACCACTATATCAGTCAGCACGATCCGAGCAAACCGTTCAAGTGCCGCAAATGTCACTACACCTTCCTTACCGAGCGGTGGTTGATCGTGCACATGCGCACACACATTGCGTCGGGTGACATGATGACGATTAATAGTGTCGGCGGTGGAGGAGCGCTGGGTACGGATACTGGCACGATGGATTCATTTGACTCGTCCCTGGACGGTAGCATGGAACGGCGCAAGGGCGTCAGAGGGTTCGAATGTTATTACTGCGACATGTCGTTCCCGGCAATAACGCTGCAAAAGCGTCACATGCTGGCGGTGCACGCGGATAAGCATCGCGGACTGGAATGTCCGATTTGTCAGTGTCGTTTTGTGAATCAGTCCAGCTTCCTGTTGCATTTACAGGAGCATAAGAATCAGAAACGTATGGGCAAAAGCGCCAAGCAGGacgataatgataatgattcgCAGACGAAGGGCGAGGATGGAGCTGGTGGTGTGCAAATAAAGCGGGAACACATTTGTACCGTTTGCACCATGTCCTTTGGGCGTGAGGTACAGCTGTACGAGCATATGCAGGAGCAACATTTGGAAGCATTTTTGGCGCTGCATATGGAACAGGCTTTCATGTGTGGCGTTTGTTTGACGGAGTTTAACGATCGGGCGGCGCTCGAGAGCCATACGTCCACTGCGCACAGTGAGGCAGAGCTGGCGGAAGCCGCCACGAAGGATAAACCGGAAGGAGACACGCCGGAAGCGGACAGTAAGGAAGATGAATTGATGGATAATATCAAAAAGGAAGCGGAAAGTAATACGGACGAACCGAACGAAGGTGTCGATGCGAAGAAGCGCGTTTCGGACGAGGAAAGCAAGGTCGTCGATAAAGCACCAGAAGGATGTTCGGTGGTATATAAGTGCAAGCTGTGCCAGGCACGTTTCGTTACGAAAGGTTCGCTGGCCTCCCATCTGGAAACGCACGTGGCAGCGATGAAGCGCACCAGCGGTAAGCGACCGTACAGTGAAACGATGGATAATGATGGAGCGGACATGGGAGATAGTGTGGCAGACGATGACGATTATAGCGGCGAGGAggacgatgaggatgatgaggaTGCGGCGGGCGGAGAGAAGCAGCCGAAACGCTCCAAATCACAAGAAGACGACGATGATACGACGGAAGAAATGCCGATCGATCCCGACGAAATTTCGTTCAATCCAGACACGGGCGAGCAGATGTTTACGTGTCAGGTGTGCGGTAAGGTCATTAACACGGTGTCCCAGTTCCGGCGCCATAAGCGCGTTCACTCGCCGAAGGGTCGTCCATTCGAATGTCACATCTGCTTCTATCGGTTCGCAATGAAGTACAGCTACACGGCCCATATGCTGCGGCACGAGCTAGGCTGCAATCCCACCCAACCCACAACCTATCGCTGCTCGAAGTGTTCAGAGACGTTCACTCGCCGAAAGCTACTCAGCCAGCACATCGCGGCCATGCACGGCCGTTGGTCGGCAGGCTCTGGCAGTCCGATGTATAGCGCCGGCCATGGTTCAAGTATGTCGAACCATGGGGCGAATGTTTCGGGCCGGGGAACAATGGGCCAAATGGGTGGAGCATCGGGAATGGCCAGCAGTGGCAGTGGAAGAGGCACCCACACCTGTCCAATCTGTTCGGAATCGTTCACCCGCGAGAGTGTGCTCAATGGGCACATGAAGACGCACAATCTAGAGGCGGCACAGATGCTACACTCCGAGGTGTGCTACCTGTGTCGGGTGTGCAGCAACGAGTTTGAATCACGCGAACTTTACGAAGCGCACGCAATCGAAGCCCATCCTGGCACGAAAATGGATCTGATTGAATCGGGTGTTGCTTCGGATGAGCCGGAAAATGCGGACATGCAGCAAGTGGATGCTGCCGGATCGGCACAGGACGGTACGGATGGTTCGCTGAAGAATCCAGAACGCCCCATCAAGGGTGAAATAGGCGCTGATGAGGAGGTAACAGGCGAGGctgaggaggaggacgatgaggATAACAAAAACAGCGCCAACAACGGTGGATTCACGCTCATCTTCAAGTGCAAACTGTGCTCGGGACGGTTCCTGAAGAAGAAATCGCTCGACTGGCATCTACAAACACATCGTTCGATTGCGAAACAGGGTGACGGTGTAGCGATTCTTCCCGACATTGGACCAGACGCAATCGCAGACCATCCGAAGATGAGCAAGTGTACGATCTGCGGGCAG ATATTCGACAACGAGATCCTCTTCCATCAGCACATGCGTACCCATCAGAGAGGTCCTCGTCCGATGCACACGATGGGATACGTTTCGCAATCGCCACCAACTAGGCGCAGACGGACGGGTGGACGTAGCATCATTCAGTGCGAACTGTGCAAGAAAACGTTCATGTATCGCAGTCAGCTGCATCAGCACACCATGCTGCACCATCAGCCGGGCAAACCGTACGAGTGCAAGGTGTGTCACTATAGCTTCGTCCACAAATTGAACCTGAAGCGCCACGAGCTGACACATCTGCGAGAACCGCCGCGCCCGCAAATGCTCGATCAGGAGCACGATCAGGATGATCAGCTGGATAATTCGCATCTGCTGCAGCCGCTGGTGCTGATGGACGGGCCAGAGGACGATGCGAACGGTGCCGGTCGGTCAGCAGATCAGGGCGATGGTGATCAGCTATCCGGATCGGTTGGAAGTGGTGGACGGACATGGAAAAAGTTCAAGTGCGTTGTTTGTTCGCTGGTATTTACGAAGCAGGAAGAACTCGTCGTGCATCTGCAGACGCATATCGAGCGCATTAACGAGGCCAAGAGTCGAGGCACATCGACAACAGCCTTATCGTCGTCCGTCGACATAGGAATCGCTCCCACCGATCGGCAATGCAAGCTGTGTCACAAGGTGTTCAAGTTCAGCTGCCAGCTGAAGCAACACCACCTGCTGCATCATGCGCGCGAAAAACCGTTCGAGTGCAGTACCTGCCACTATCGGTTCGAGTTCAAGGGACATTTGGTGCGACACCGGGCCAACCATCATCCGAACGAGGTCAAGGAAGAACACAGCATGGATATGGCGGGCGCCTTCATAACATCCACTCCGCTCCGCGGATCGTCCGGCCGTGGGGGAAACTACGGTGAGGGTAGCAGCCAAAGTGTGCCGAAGTATGGCGGCTTGGTAACGGACGATGTAATTATTGCGCCGACAACATCATCGCCACGGTCGGAAAGTGGATCGGCTGGTGTACCAACTCACCAGTGCCCGATGTGCTCGCTGAAGTTCATCAAGGCGCGGTCCCTGGCCATGCACATGCGGATACATCTGGGTGGTCGTAAATTGCGCCGTGTCATACCGGCCTCTACAGCTGCACCGACATCACCGGGCCTGGAAGCGCAGGCCGGTGCACAAACCGGTTCCGATAAGCTGGTGTGCCGTATCTGCGCAGGAACTTTCCCAACAGCGCACGAGCTGAAGACGCATATGATGACGCACATTGGAAGCGAAGCGATGGATCTGGAGGTTCCGTTCGGCATCAGTGCATTCAACATGCTGCACGAGAATATGTTCAACGATTCGATGGGAGGTGGCGGAGAAGGTGGATCCTCCGGTGGTCGGATCGGTCCGGACGATCACAGTGGCATGGGTGGTGAAGGAGGTAACAATAGCCGGACGGAAGGCGGAAGCACCGATGGAGATTATCAGCAGGATGAGGGTGAAGACGGTAGCGGAGGTGATCCGTTGTTCGACAGCTCTAATCTAGAGCTCGTTCTAGATGATAATATTCTCGATAAGGACTTTAACCTGCGATATCAACAGCAAAAGCGCAGATTGACGAAAACGGGCCACAACAACGGTGACGGTGGAGAAGACGATGCGGAAGAGgaggatgatgaagatgagaaCGAGGACGATATAACGGACACGAACGATGGCGATGGTGGGGCCGGCGAGGATGACGACGAAGAGGATGAGGGCGAACAGTCGTCCGCATCGACCATGGCCAGCTTTCAGCGTAACATGAACCTGATGGCGACGCACCGTTCGCGTCTTGCTGCGTCGGCCGCATTATCGGCGCGCCTGCAAGCGACACCGTCCGCGTCTTCCTCGCAATCTTCCTCGTCGAATAAGGGCAAAATTGTGTGCGAGCTGTGCAAGAAGGAGTTTCTGTATCCATGCAATCTCAACCAGCACAAGCAGCTACACCATTCGAAGGATAAACCGCATGAGTGCCGCGTCTGCCATTATCGGTTCGAATATGTCGGACATCTGCAGCGGCATATCCGGCAACAGCACGAAAAGATGGCGGAGGAACTGTTGACACCGGCAGAACCACAATCGTTCGATTGTACCATTTGTGGTGAATCGTTTGATGCAAAAT cTTTGTTAACTGGACACGTTCAGACAATGCATAGAGGTGCGAAGCCGTTCCAGTGTGACAAATGTCCGGCAACGTTTAGCTATAAGAAATCGTACGAAACTCACCGAGAAGAACATTACTTGA AAGCCACTAATGGAGCCTTCAAGTGTAGTTTCTGCAAGAAAAC TTTCAACAGCGCACAAAAAGTAGACAACCATGTTTGCATTCAATAG